GAGGGGTCTGGCTGCGCGTTGGACAGATTGCGTAGCGTTTATGCAGTTTGCTGCTTTATTGGCCGGATCAGCCCTTCCTGGGCCACCGAAGCCACCAGCACGCCATCCGTCGTGAACAGCGAGCCGCGTGTCAGGCCGCGCCCGCCGGACGATGACGGGGAATCCTGTGTGTACAGCATCCACTCCGATACGCGGACAGGCCGGTGGAACCACATTGCATGATCCAGGCTGGCGGCCTGTATGCGCCGGTCGAAGACCGAAAGCCCATGGGCGAACAGGGAGGTATCGAGAAGGGTCATATCCGACAGGTACGCCAGGACGGCTGCGTTGAGAGCGGGTTCGTCGCCAATGTCGTCGACCAGCCGCACCCAGATGTTCTGGTGCGGCGGCAGCTTGTTGGCGGTCAGATAGTGGTCCAGCGAAACCGGCCGGAATTCCACCGGGCGCGGGCGCTGCCAGTAGCGCTTCACCGATTCCGGCGCGTCCGAGAGAATAAGCCGGTTCAGTTCCTTGTACGGAACCTCTTCGGGGCCCGGCACGGCCGGCATCGGCACCTGGTGCGACAGCCCCTCCTCTGCCCGTTGGAAGGACGCGGACAAGGTGAAGATGGCTTGACCATGCTGGACACCGGTCACCACGCGGGTCGAAAACGAGCCGCCGTCCCGCAGGCGCGAGACTTCGTAGACGATGGGGCGTTTCGGATCGCCCGGGCGGATGAAGTACCCGTGCAGCGAGTGGACCGGGCGTCCGGGTTCCACGCTGCGCTGTGCGGCCACCAGCGCCTGCGCCACGACCTGGCCGCCGAATACCCGCTGCCAGCCGATATCGGGACTGCGGCCCCGGAACAGGTTTTCCTCGAGCGGCTCGAGGTCGAGCGTCGAAAGCAGGGTCGCCACCGAATCGTGCATCATTCCATCCCGTACCGCGATGCTCTACATGGACTTGTCCGGAAGGTAAGGTGAATCGCCCATGCAGGATACGCAAGCTTTCGACATCGTCGTCGCCGGAGGCAATTATGTCGGCCTGACCACCGCGCTCGCCATTCGCTCCTATGCGCCGGGGCTGTCCATCCTTCTCGTCGACGCCGCGCCGGAGTCCGCCGGACTGGGTGCCGGGCGTGCCTCGGCCGTGGCCGCCGCCGCCTCCCGGATGCTGGAGCGTCTCGGGGTATGGCAGGAGATGGCCTCCGCAGCCCAGCCGATCAACGACATGATCGTCACCGATTCCCGCCTGTCCGACCCCGTGCGACCGGTATTCCTGACATTCGACGGCGCGATCGGCGATGGCGAACCCTTTGCCCATATGGTGCCCAACCCGGCCATGACCGCGCCGCTGCGCGCCAAAGCGGCGGCACTCGGCGTAGACCTTCGCTATGGTGTCGGCGTCACCGGCATGGGCGAGGCCGCGGGCGTGCGCCGCGTCGAACTGTCGGACGGCTCGCTCGTCACGGCGCGGCTCGTGATCGCCGCCGACGGGGTCAATTCGCGGCTGCGCGACATGGCCGGCATCCGCACGATATTTCACGATTATCGCCAATCCGGCATCGTCGCGACCATCCGGCACGAAAGGCCCCACAACGGCCGCGCGGAAGAGCACTTCCTGCCGTCCGGGCCGTTTGCCATCCTGCCGCTG
This genomic window from Aureimonas sp. OT7 contains:
- the tesB gene encoding acyl-CoA thioesterase II; protein product: MHDSVATLLSTLDLEPLEENLFRGRSPDIGWQRVFGGQVVAQALVAAQRSVEPGRPVHSLHGYFIRPGDPKRPIVYEVSRLRDGGSFSTRVVTGVQHGQAIFTLSASFQRAEEGLSHQVPMPAVPGPEEVPYKELNRLILSDAPESVKRYWQRPRPVEFRPVSLDHYLTANKLPPHQNIWVRLVDDIGDEPALNAAVLAYLSDMTLLDTSLFAHGLSVFDRRIQAASLDHAMWFHRPVRVSEWMLYTQDSPSSSGGRGLTRGSLFTTDGVLVASVAQEGLIRPIKQQTA
- a CDS encoding ubiquinone biosynthesis hydroxylase, with translation MQDTQAFDIVVAGGNYVGLTTALAIRSYAPGLSILLVDAAPESAGLGAGRASAVAAAASRMLERLGVWQEMASAAQPINDMIVTDSRLSDPVRPVFLTFDGAIGDGEPFAHMVPNPAMTAPLRAKAAALGVDLRYGVGVTGMGEAAGVRRVELSDGSLVTARLVIAADGVNSRLRDMAGIRTIFHDYRQSGIVATIRHERPHNGRAEEHFLPSGPFAILPLPDNRSSLVWTEPTREAERLLAANPLVFEAELERRFGLKLGALTVEGKPRAFPLGLRLARDYVRPRFALVGDSAHGLHPIAGQGLNYGYKDAAALAETVVDASRLGLDIGSLDVLERYQVWRRFDTLRMGVTTDILNRLFSNDNRLLRPIRDLGLSLVDRAPALKRYFIGQAAGIGEPDGPKLLRGDAL